The proteins below come from a single Mustela nigripes isolate SB6536 chromosome 14, MUSNIG.SB6536, whole genome shotgun sequence genomic window:
- the MCOLN3 gene encoding mucolipin-3 isoform X1, whose product MASPVVVISSCSSPEEENRCTFNQHTSPSEELLLEDQMRRKLKFFFMNPCEKFWARGRKPWKLAIQILKIAVVTIQLVFFGLSNQMVVAFKEENTIAFKHLFLKGYMDRTDDTYAVYTQNDVYHQIIFAVNQYLQLRNTSVGNHAYEKKGTEQSAMAICQRFYRQGNICPGNDTFDIDPEIETECFFVEPGEPFHMGTLEENKLNLTLDFHRLLTVELQFKLKAINLQTIRHHELPDCYDFSLTITFDNKAHSGRIKISLDNDISIRECKDWHVSGSIQKNTHYMMIFDALVILICLASLILCLRSVVRGLQLQQEFVNFFLLHYKKEVSVSDRMEFVNGWYIMIIISDILTIIGSILKMEIQAKSLTSYDVCSILLGTSTMLVWLGVIRYLGFFQKYNLLILTLQAALPNVIRFCCCAAMIYLGYCFCGWIVLGPYHDKFRSLNMVSECLFSLINGDDMFATFAKMQQKSYLVWLFSRIYLYSFISLFIYMILSLFIALITDTYETIKHYQQDGFPETELRTFISECKDLPNSGKYRLEDDTPVSIFCCCKK is encoded by the exons atGGCAAGTCCTGTGGTTGTTATAAGTAGCTGCAGCTCTCCTGAAGAGGAAAATCGTTGCACTTTTAACCAGCACACATCACCCTCTGAGGAGCTTCTGTTAGAAGACCAGATGAGGCgaaaactcaaattttttttcatgaatccTTGTGAGAAGTTCTGGGCTCGGGGCAGAAAACCATGGAAGCTTGCCATACAAATTCTAAAAATTGCAGTGGTGACTATACAG ctGGTCTTTTTTGGGCTAAGTAACCAGATGGTTGTAGCTTTCAAGGAAGAGAACACTATAGCATTCAAACACCTCTTCTTAAAAGGATATATGGACCGAACGGATGACACGTATGCAGTGTACACACAAAATGACGTATACCATCAGATCATCTTTGCAGTCAACCAG TACTTGCAGCTCCGCAATACCTCGGTTGGGAATCACGCTTACGAGAAGAAGGGTACGGAGCAGTCTGCCATGGCAATCTGTCAGCGCTTCTACAGGCAAGGAAACATCTGTCCTGGAAATGATACCTTTGACATTGATCCAGAAATTGAAACTG AATGTTTCTTTGTAGAGCCAGGTGAACCTTTTCACATGGGaacactggaagaaaataaactcaaCTTAACTCTGGACTTTCATAG ACTCCTAACAGTGGAGCTGCAGTTTAAACTGAAGGCCATTAATTTGCAGACCATTCGTCATCATGAGCTCCCTGACTGTTATGACTTTTCTCTGACT ATAACATTTGACAATAAGGCCCATAGTGGAAGAATTAAGATAAGTTTAGATAATGACATTTCCATCAGAGAATGTAAAGACTGGCATGTATCTGGATCAA TTCAGAAGAACACTCACTACATGATGATCTTCGATGCCTTGGTTATCCTGATCTGCCTGGCCTCACTAATCCTGTGCCTTCGCTCTGTGGTTAGAGGACTTCAGCTTCAGCAG gaatttgtcaatttcttcctcctccattaTAAGAAGGAAGTTTCTGTTTCTGATCGAATGGAATTTGTCAACGGATGGTAcattatgattattattagtGACATATTGACAATTATTGGATCAATTCTGAAAATGGAAATTCAAgctaag AGTCTAACAAGTTATGATGTCTGTAGCATACTTCTTGGGACTTCCACCATGCTCGTGTGGCTTGGAGTCATCCGATACCTCGGCTTCTTTCAGAAGTACAAT ctCCTCATTCTGACCCTGCAGGCAGCGCTGCCCAATGTCATCAGGTTCTGTTGCTGCGCCGCTATGATTTACTTAGGCTACTGCTTCTGCGGATGGATTGTGCTGGGGCCGTACCATGATAAG ttccgTTCTCTCAACATGGTCTCTGAGTGCcttttctctctgataaatggaGATGATATGTTTGCCACGTTTGcaaaaatgcaacaaaaaagTTACTTGGTCTGGCTGTTTAGCAGAATTTACCTCTACTCATTCATCAGCCtctttatatatatgattttaagtCTTTTCATTGCACTGATCACTGATACATATGAAACAATTAAG CATTACCAACAAGATGGATTTCCAGAGACTGAACTTCGTACATTTATATCAGAATGCAAAGATCTACCCAATTCTGGAAAATACAGATTAGAAGATGACACTCCAGTATCTATATTCTGCTGTTGTAAAAAGTAG
- the MCOLN3 gene encoding mucolipin-3 isoform X2, whose protein sequence is MASPVVVISSCSSPEEENRCTFNQHTSPSEELLLEDQMRRKLKFFFMNPCEKFWARGRKPWKLAIQILKIAVVTIQLVFFGLSNQMVVAFKEENTIAFKHLFLKGYMDRTDDTYAVYTQNDVYHQIIFAVNQYLQLRNTSVGNHAYEKKGTEQSAMAICQRFYRQGNICPGNDTFDIDPEIETVQKNTHYMMIFDALVILICLASLILCLRSVVRGLQLQQEFVNFFLLHYKKEVSVSDRMEFVNGWYIMIIISDILTIIGSILKMEIQAKSLTSYDVCSILLGTSTMLVWLGVIRYLGFFQKYNLLILTLQAALPNVIRFCCCAAMIYLGYCFCGWIVLGPYHDKFRSLNMVSECLFSLINGDDMFATFAKMQQKSYLVWLFSRIYLYSFISLFIYMILSLFIALITDTYETIKHYQQDGFPETELRTFISECKDLPNSGKYRLEDDTPVSIFCCCKK, encoded by the exons atGGCAAGTCCTGTGGTTGTTATAAGTAGCTGCAGCTCTCCTGAAGAGGAAAATCGTTGCACTTTTAACCAGCACACATCACCCTCTGAGGAGCTTCTGTTAGAAGACCAGATGAGGCgaaaactcaaattttttttcatgaatccTTGTGAGAAGTTCTGGGCTCGGGGCAGAAAACCATGGAAGCTTGCCATACAAATTCTAAAAATTGCAGTGGTGACTATACAG ctGGTCTTTTTTGGGCTAAGTAACCAGATGGTTGTAGCTTTCAAGGAAGAGAACACTATAGCATTCAAACACCTCTTCTTAAAAGGATATATGGACCGAACGGATGACACGTATGCAGTGTACACACAAAATGACGTATACCATCAGATCATCTTTGCAGTCAACCAG TACTTGCAGCTCCGCAATACCTCGGTTGGGAATCACGCTTACGAGAAGAAGGGTACGGAGCAGTCTGCCATGGCAATCTGTCAGCGCTTCTACAGGCAAGGAAACATCTGTCCTGGAAATGATACCTTTGACATTGATCCAGAAATTGAAACTG TTCAGAAGAACACTCACTACATGATGATCTTCGATGCCTTGGTTATCCTGATCTGCCTGGCCTCACTAATCCTGTGCCTTCGCTCTGTGGTTAGAGGACTTCAGCTTCAGCAG gaatttgtcaatttcttcctcctccattaTAAGAAGGAAGTTTCTGTTTCTGATCGAATGGAATTTGTCAACGGATGGTAcattatgattattattagtGACATATTGACAATTATTGGATCAATTCTGAAAATGGAAATTCAAgctaag AGTCTAACAAGTTATGATGTCTGTAGCATACTTCTTGGGACTTCCACCATGCTCGTGTGGCTTGGAGTCATCCGATACCTCGGCTTCTTTCAGAAGTACAAT ctCCTCATTCTGACCCTGCAGGCAGCGCTGCCCAATGTCATCAGGTTCTGTTGCTGCGCCGCTATGATTTACTTAGGCTACTGCTTCTGCGGATGGATTGTGCTGGGGCCGTACCATGATAAG ttccgTTCTCTCAACATGGTCTCTGAGTGCcttttctctctgataaatggaGATGATATGTTTGCCACGTTTGcaaaaatgcaacaaaaaagTTACTTGGTCTGGCTGTTTAGCAGAATTTACCTCTACTCATTCATCAGCCtctttatatatatgattttaagtCTTTTCATTGCACTGATCACTGATACATATGAAACAATTAAG CATTACCAACAAGATGGATTTCCAGAGACTGAACTTCGTACATTTATATCAGAATGCAAAGATCTACCCAATTCTGGAAAATACAGATTAGAAGATGACACTCCAGTATCTATATTCTGCTGTTGTAAAAAGTAG